The nucleotide sequence AGGGACAAGACAcctgggtattttttttttattttggaaaagaaGCAGATCCCAGTGGGTTGGGCCAAGGCTGTGTTTGGTCAAAGCCTGAAACAGATCATCCAGGTCTCACGGCAAGGGCAATAGCAAGGCAAATTGCAGGAAGACTTTGTGGGGCTCAGTTTGTTGACTCCGCGGATGTGGCTTCCGACTGAGCTGTCTAGCAATGATGAATGCTGCCATATGTGGCTCGGTTTATGTGACGGGCAGTGCCTGGCACATgtgctctctttcccccctccctctgtttTGCCTTTCATTATTGTGACGCAGGAGAAAGGATCCCTTATAGGTCTCTGCTGGCACTGGTATGCTGATCCCACCCTGCCCCCAACGCTAGCTCTCAATCAGGATACTGTTCCCCATCTAACATGAGGCCTGCTTGGCATCCTTCACTCACCAAATGCAGCTTTCCTTATAGGGACGCTAGAATTTAGGTGATttctgggcagcggcagcagcaataaGCCATTTACCCAGGTTAGAAGGCATTGCACTCTTCCCCAAACATAGCCACATCATCTGATGTTGAAGCATTTCCCATCTTGCTGAACTGCATACCTCCACCTACTaaggcatgctgggagttgtagtccctagtAGCAAACTAGTAGCACAGCTATGTTTGCTTCTACTCATCCGTTTTGTTACACGATAGCTACTTAACCTCATGTACTTGGTGAAGAAAAGAGGTGTGAGTGCCTTGATCCCATCCCATGTTATTCAACTTCAGAAATTTTGGGGACGCTTGATAGTTTTTATCCCCCTCCTCAGCCTTTGCCTGATGATATAGAGCCTGCCTTACTTCCACACTTTGTCCTCTTCCACAACTTGTAAGAATCATGTTAGGGCTTGGGAAACAAATTTCATACCCAAATGCTGTTGTCTCAAGTAGCCTGCATTCCTTAAAGGTTCATAAAACAAAAGCCTTTTCATACAGAGTCATAAAGCCTTATTTGTCTTGTTACCTATGGCCACCGTTGTCTTTAGTTTCTAGTTTGGCaactgggggctggggctggacCAGTTGCATTGAGTCACCTTGCTCAAGCTGTCTCCTTTCTAAACTGTAGGGGCCTGATCTTCATTGGGGGGGAAACAGAAATTCTGGAGGAAAGTAACACAACTGTGGGGGCACTAGATATGATCAGGAATAATCTGATCAGAATCTGGGGGTGCTCATGGTTATCTGAATTTTCTAGACATTCAGGTGGTGTTCAGATAATGTGATTCTTCTGCGTAGAGGAAATAATTGCTCATAACATGCTTGTTCAACAATATAGGGGGTTGAGGATGTGCAGTATTTCTGCTTTCTTGATGTTTTTCAACTGGAAAACTTCACGAGGCTCAAAATTAATTGGGTTTGAATTTTGTATGGCCTTGTGTTTAAATCTCTGGTTTTAAACACCACCCCGTTTACAAATAAAATGGAGCCCTTGGTTTGTTGGGGTTGTTTGGGATAGATGACAATTGCAACTTCGAAACTGCCCAGTTTCCGTATCCATTTACTGTATTGTGtgacaaattttatgaaatgatacTGTTCTTTTAAGACATGGGGGAACCCCGTCATACATtgctgtttgtatgtttgtgggaTTCGTCAAGTTGGTTATAAGTTGTGAGCTTCTTCAGGGGTAGAAATGGATGGTTCTCATTGAAAAGGTAAGAGAAGATTATGATCACatccacactatgcatttaaagcacactcaatgcgcatttaaagcacatgactccccccccccccccccccgcaaaaaagaatcctgggaactgttgtttgttaagggtgctgggaattgtagctttgtgaggggctTTGGTAAACTttggtttccaggattctttttggGAAGCtgtctgctttgaatgtatggtctGGTTGTGACCAGAGTGGGTCTTTGTTTAGCCTGCATGAAGGATCTTCAGGCGGGAATAATTTTGCATTACCATCAGCGGGAGGGCTTTTGAAGaaccgctgtgggttaaaccacagagcctaggacttgctgatcagaaggtcggcagttcgaatccccgcaacggggtgagctcctgccaacctagcagttcaaaagcacatcaaagtgcaagtagataaataggtaccgctctggtgggaaggtaaatggcgtttccgtgcactgctctggttcgccagaagcggcttagtcatgctggccacatgacccggaagctgtacgccggctccctcagccaataaagcgagatgagcgccgcaaccccagagtcggccacgactggacctaatggtcaggggtccctttacctttaccttaagcaagcATTGCCTCCAGAAGACCAGCCAGGTCTTGATGACGAGAAAAAGAATTGGCATCATATCCTTTCAGGCAGTTGCAGTGtcacaaatgaaaaacaaaattttgTGGGTGGGCTGTGTGAAAATGTTGTAGTCAGTTATTAACTTTTGTGATATTCATTTGTAGGGCTTGCTTAAGTTGCAGAAGGTGTGGCTTTCAGTTCAGCAAAGCCTTCCTCCTGCTTGAAAGAAGATTCCATTCGAAAGAGGTTTCCAGTGGAGTCTTAGATCCACGCATCAAATTACCCTGCGTTTGTGAATAACCTGCAGGCAGATTCAATACCACGGGAAGAACTTCACTATCTTCTCCATACTTCCTGTGGAGTCTGTTTCTTGCAGGGGGTAAGGAAAttgtagccctccaaatgttgctggactacagctcccgtaatctctggctattggccatgtctgctggggctgatgggagttggagtccaacagcatctggagaggcaCAAGTTATATACTCTAACAGTTGACTGCTGAATGTGTGGCCAGGTGTTCTGTGCTTGCGTGTGTGAGCCCAGCCTTAAAGGAAGGTGCAAATCTCATCATATTGCTTCAGGCTTATCTCTACTTGTAGGACTTGCTAGTCCAGTCTTCtccagcttggtgccctccagctcccatcaaccctgaccattgcccatgctggctagcGATGATGGTAGGAgttgggagtctaacaacatctgacgGGCTCCAGTTTTGGGGAGACTGGAAATCCATGATGCGCAAGTCTCAAGAGCATTGTTCTGGTGGTCGTTCTTACTGGgagctgccattcctccaactAATAGCCTTTCTCCATTGTCACAGGACTTGTCCTTTGACACCGACTGGACAGAAGAAGCCAAGTCCTGCACTGTTGAACCTGCCGCCATGGGGAACATATTTGGAAACCTGCTCAAGAGCCTGATTGGCAAGAAGGAAATGCGCATCCTCATGGTGGGTCTGGACGCTGCTGGGAAGACCACCATCCTCTACAAGCTCAAGCTGGGAGAGATCGTCACCACCATCCCTACTATCGGTACAGTCTCTTGCCTTAAGTATGGGGAACTGCTTCCCGCCCCCTTCCTTTTCCAAGGGTTGAATTGCAGCCAGGCCATAGGATGTCACTTCAGGACAGCAGTATCAGCAAGCACCTTGCTCCCCCATGGGACCCATTGCATCCCGTCTTCCTTACTGCCCCAGGGATTGAGTCCCAGTTCTACGAAAGCGGTGTGTGAGTGTGCTGAGGGGTGTCTGCTAAGTTAAAACAATTTCTCTGTCATTTGTACTAGTCCGTTCCCTCCCTGACGGAGCACACAGCAGGCTTAATTAGGGTGACTCACAGAACTAGGAGCCGCTAGATCCAGAGGAGAACTCGTAAACATGCACATGGCACACGGAACCCTGCCTGCCATGCCAGCAATTTGCCCAAATTTGATTGATTATTGCCGTTCCAAGCTTCCATCTCCAGCTTTGGAAAGGCACCTTACTGGGGCAGGGTCTCCCTAGCAGTTGAGGTTCTTGTTCCTGGTCAGGAACAAGAATATTGCCAGCTCACTCAATTCCTGGGGTGGTATTGAGTGGGCTGGAAGGCTTTAAGCAGAGATGGCTGTTGCTTCTGCACTTCTCATAAGCACATTTATCTCGAAGGCCAGTGGAGCCGCgggaacttaagaagagcccagATAGACCAAGGGTCTTTCTGGTCCACCAGTGGCTGGCCAGCCTAATGTCTGGCCAGTGCATGAGGAGGAGAACAACCTTCCCTCAGCGGCTGGTTTCCAGAGGTACCTTCCTCCTCAAATGTAGAAATTCCATTTCAGCTATGAATTATGCCTCTGATATGTTACTGTAATCTCGGGATCACAACAGGACTGGCTGGTTTGGTCTTTCCTCAACCtttaaccaaaacaaaaaacaaaaaaaaccccatggctGGTTTTATGGATTTGAAAGGGAAGTTTGGAAACATTTATAGCATTGTTGTTAATGgctcagaaacaaggaaaattggggtgggggcccCTCTGTGAGGCCATTACGAGTGCAATTGGTTATGCGCTGTTGCTGCGCGACCTCCATTCATCAGCGGTGCCTGTGCTGTGGAAGGAAACAGATTGTGGAGCACTAGCGTTCCCTGGATTGCACCATCTGATTTTTATCCAGCTATGTTGGAAAGGGTGACTCATTATTCAGAATATTTTAAAGAGTTAGTCACATTGGAGCCTATGGGTTAAATTCAACAAGGTAATTACATGAGCAGAATGGCTCTTGTTTGCACTAAAGAACTTTCCCTTCCTCTTGTCCCCtgtgtgcgcccccccccccggagatacCTGCCCCCTCCTTTTTGGAAGGACATACGGACCCCAGGACAGATTTTGGGATTATGTGGGgggcacacagagagaggagtGGGAGGACATGTTCCGTGGCACAAGCAGTAGTTCTGTGTGTTCAGTGACTTCCCTAGATACAACCCTGTGGTTTCTTGAACCCACTGTTGGACTGTAGCTAAGGTTCTACATGGAAACAAGTCAATTTGGTCAACATGTGCTTAATCTTCTTCATGGTAACGTGCACTGGTGAACACACCTTACTGGTGAAGCTTGAAGAGCAAACTAAGATCCCTTTTTGATTtaattttgccaaattatttGTTGAGAACAAATCTTGCCTCATAAAGTGGTTTTATTattactaaatttgtataccgtcctccACCCGTAGATCGCAGGGCAGTTCCCAaagtacaattaaaaacatttagaaTATCCCTCTCTGGCATTACCAATGCATAAAATGAGAACCAAAAAATAGTTGAACCATGCAGCAGCATATAGCCTCAGTTTATGGCAACCTCTAATGGCCATACTTGTTGCCTTTCTGCTGTCAACCAAAGAACCTGCCAACTGAAGTCTGAACTAGAACTGGAAGCAAGACAGGCTGGCCTGCCAATTCTGGGGCCTATGCAAAATCATGCTAATACTTGGTGTGTTGTCTTTAAATGTGGAATGCTTGGTTGTCTCTAGCTCAGAGGGAGGGCTGAGTCCCCTGTCGTGCTAAACTTGGTTCTTAACCTGTTGCTCTTCTTCAGGGTTCAACGTGGAGACGGTGGAGTACAAGAACATCAGCTTCACCGTGTGGGATGTTGGTGGCCAGGACAAGATACGGCCCTTGTGGCGGCACTACTTCCAAAACACCCAAGGTATGGGATTTACcaagctcctctctctccccatcacCTTCCAGGTTGGCATGGCTCTGGGCTTGTTTTCACCCTTGGGATGTCTTGAGAACAGCAACCCCCGGACTCAGTTAAACCCCTGATTTGTTGACTTGAGGTAACTTGGCCAGAGTGCTTTATTGCTCTCATCCCAGGATGTTTAAACAGGAGCAGGTGCCTCTCTGAGGTGTGGATCTCACGATTCCAAAGAGAAACAAAGTGACTTGCAAGCAAAGGGTCATCAAGACTGCGTGGCTGAGAACTTCCCTTGGGAGGGAGTGGtatgtccttccttggaggtttttcagcagaggttggatggccatctgtcctgcatgctttagttgagattgggGTCCCTTGCCACTTgcaattgttttttttttgttttttgagctctattgaattctgggagctgtagtttgttgagggtgcctgaaagttgttaggaaatCCCTATTCCCATCCtaaagctacagtttccagagatcatagaattgtagagttggaagggaccccgagggtcatctagctcaacccctgcaatgcaggaatcctgccccaaGCAGTCTCTGAGTGGACCCAAACCACCAACCTTTGGGTTAACAGCTAGACACAATTCACGTGGGGCTCTAGTACTTTTtagggtctcctaagaactctcagcagggacgcgggtggcgctgtgggtaaaagcctcagcgcctagggcttgccgatcgaaaggtcggcggctcgaatccccgcggcggggtgcgctcccgttgttcggtcccagcgcctgccaacctagcagttcgaaagcacccccgggtgcaagtagataaatagggaccgcttaccagcgggaaggtaaacggcgttccgtgtgctgcactggctcgccagatgcagctttgtcacgctggccacgtgacccggaagtgtctccggacagcgctggcccccggcctcttgagtgagatgggcgcacaaccccagagtctggcaagactggcccatacgggcaggggtacctttaccttttaagaactctcagcatccttaacaaattgCAGCTCCCAAAATTCCTTGGGGGATGTCATGGCTTTTCAAAGTGCTAacatagtgctttgaatgtacagtgtgaatgtggcctggggTGGAGCGGGGCAGCATGACACCGGATGAATTTCAGCCCTGCAGTGCTGGCATTGTAGGATGACTCTGGGACCATATTATCAAGATTCTGTAGCTATCAGGCAGCCTCTGGTTTCCCTGAGATTCAGCATCTTGCATGGGAGGCCTTTCTGAAGAGGCGGTGGGGTTAATTGGCCTTGGTTTAACGTGTGCTTCTTGTTTTTAGTCAGACAATGCCCCTGGACAATTGAGAGATCTGTTTAAAACTTGGAGTGCTCATTCAGGACATGAATTCTAGCTTTCAAGTTTGAAAACAAACCCATCCCTCCAtttctttgtgtgtatgtgtgtttgtgtgtaagggacgcgggtggcgctgtgggtaaaacctcagcgcctaggacttgccgatcgcatggtcggcggttcgaatccccgcggcggggtgagctcccgtcattcggtcccagctcctgcccacctagcagtttgaaagcacccttaagtgcaagtagataaataggtaccgctttatagcgggaaggtaaacggcgtttccgtgtgctgctctggtgccggttcgctggagcagcttcgtcacgctgggcacgtgacccggaagtgtctgcggacagcgctggctcccggcctctagagtgagatgagcacacaaccctagagtctgtcaagactggcccatacgggcagggatacctttacctttttatgtgttggtagggcagggcagggagtaaaaaacaaaacaaaaaaccatagaGAAAAGGCCTTGCAGAGTTGCTGATCAGGCTGTGTGGTTGCAAAGGCCACACAAAGCCTGAGATTTTTCTAAGAGACTTCACTTCTCCTTGAGAGGAAGGGCTGTGAGTTTCCATTGGGTAACCTTTTTCTCCCATCTTCTCTTGAAAAAAATGGGGTTGAGGACTGGCTTGCATCCTCACTTCTGCCTTTCCAGGTGGTTGGATCTTTTGAGCAGCTGGCCTGCCCTTTGCAGTCTCCAGAATTACTCACgtgtttattattcttattattattcttattatttattattatttattaaatttgtatacctccctatacccgcTGGTCTCACGTTCTTTAATCCCATTTCCACTCCACATCCTCATACTTTGCTTGCaagatgtctgtctgtctccctcaTATACCTTGTGTCCCTTCATCCTCAGCCTTTCTTGCTTTCAGGTCTGATCTTTGTGGTGGACAGCAATGATCGGGAGCGGGTGAACGAGGCACGTGAGGAGCTGATGCGGATGCTGGCAGAGGATGAACTGCGAGATGCTGTTCTCCTTGTCTTTGCTAACAAACAGGTTGGTCCAAAGTGAAAGGTGGGGTGCTCCAGAACATCGGAGATTGGCGGGGAGTCAGTTGAGCCTCTTTGATGGGCTGATCTGATTGAGgtctctctgcctgcctgcctctggtaAGCAAACATGCCTTTGGCACTGCAGTTTGATGAGGAATGCATGGTAATATATTGGCCTGCTGGCAGACTGCATTTGACTGTTTGGGGAGTTCAGTAACAAAGTGCTACTGACCCATGCTGTAGGGCAGAGGCAGGCAGAAGCAAGATTTACAAGTAAATATCTTGGCATGAGATTGGCAAGAGTTTCTAACTCTCGGTGTTTTTAACAATATCACTAACAAAATTGTCCATCCCGttgtcccctgcccccccccccccgccttgctgCGGAAATGAAACTATCCAGGCGTTTGTACGAAAG is from Podarcis muralis chromosome 2, rPodMur119.hap1.1, whole genome shotgun sequence and encodes:
- the ARF3 gene encoding ADP-ribosylation factor 3 — encoded protein: MGNIFGNLLKSLIGKKEMRILMVGLDAAGKTTILYKLKLGEIVTTIPTIGFNVETVEYKNISFTVWDVGGQDKIRPLWRHYFQNTQGLIFVVDSNDRERVNEAREELMRMLAEDELRDAVLLVFANKQDLPNAMNAAEITDKLGLHSLRHRNWYIQATCATSGDGLYEGLDWLANQLKNKK